GGCCGCCGGTCGTGGTCGTCGGGGACGGCACCGCGCGGCTGATGATCCGCCGCGAGACCGTGGCGGACGTCATGGCCCTCGAAGAATTCGCCGACTGACCCTCGTCTATCATCGGACGAAAGCAACCCTCGTACGCGACCGCAACCTCACGGGAGAACAATGGCTGATCAGAACAACAACGCGACCGGCTCGGGGAACCACACCGTCGGCGTCGCCCTGCTGGGCATGGGCACCGTCGGTCGTGAGGTGCTCCGCATCCTCGGTGAGGCGGAGACCGATTTCACCGCCCGTATCGGCGGACGCCTCGAGGTCCGCGGCATCGCCGTCTCGGACCTCTCGCGGCCGCGCGAGGGAGTGGACCCGGCACTGCTCACCGATGACGCGATGGGCCTGGCGACCCGGGACGACATCGACCTGGTCATCGAGGTCATCGGCGGGATCGACTACCCGCGCACCGTCGTCCTGGCCGCACTGAAGGCCGGCAAGTCGGTCGTCACCGCGAACAAGGCGCTCGTCGCCGCCCACGCCAACGAGCTGCAGGAGGCGGCGGACTCCTCCGGCGCCGACCTGTTCTTCGAGGCGGCCGTCGCCGCCGCGATCCCGGTCGTCGGCCCGCTGCGCCGGTCGCTGGCCGGGGACAAGGTCAATGTCGTGATGGGCATCGTCAACGGGACGACGAACTTCATCCTCGACGCGATGGACAAGCGCGGCGCCTCCTACGACGAGATGCTCGCCGAGGCCACCGAGCTCGGTTACGCCGAAGCCGACCCCTCGGCCGACGTCGACGGCTATGACGCGGCCAGCAAGGCCGCCATCCTCGCCAACCTCGCCTTCCACTCGCCGGTCTCCTTCGACGACGTGCACTGCGAGGGGATCCGGAACATCACCTCCGACGACATCGCCGCCGCCCGGTCCGCCAACTGCACCATCAAACTGCTGGCGATCTGCGAGCGCCTC
This is a stretch of genomic DNA from Corynebacterium nuruki S6-4. It encodes these proteins:
- a CDS encoding homoserine dehydrogenase, whose product is MADQNNNATGSGNHTVGVALLGMGTVGREVLRILGEAETDFTARIGGRLEVRGIAVSDLSRPREGVDPALLTDDAMGLATRDDIDLVIEVIGGIDYPRTVVLAALKAGKSVVTANKALVAAHANELQEAADSSGADLFFEAAVAAAIPVVGPLRRSLAGDKVNVVMGIVNGTTNFILDAMDKRGASYDEMLAEATELGYAEADPSADVDGYDAASKAAILANLAFHSPVSFDDVHCEGIRNITSDDIAAARSANCTIKLLAICERLVDDNGAESISARVYPALVPRDHPLATVSESFNAIFVIAEHAGRLMFYGNGAGGAPTASAVLGDVVAAARNVVHGGRAPGMSTYANLPIADFGQVRTRYHVDMTVQDRPGVLAEVASTFSANGVSIKTVRQEEGDDSARLVVITHHATERDLEETVDALKNLDAVKNVRSVIRMEGN